Proteins encoded together in one Gigantopelta aegis isolate Gae_Host chromosome 8, Gae_host_genome, whole genome shotgun sequence window:
- the LOC121378573 gene encoding uncharacterized protein LOC121378573 isoform X1: protein MKHVLITIGSSGSEHINRNMIPNGAMVMKVDLTEGFIESELAVRRPQRINGNLDKSSQTILHINESENIMAVNGSITDCKININNRKRVNNYFSVENTPSLGTELQNRFPIDKRPPGDSKGLSPGSSSISKSENVFYVQKNINSSTISIDNTEEVHHYALSKDGQPFEVSLTLDQLSVGNLSIVENQKS from the exons atgaaacatgtattaataact ATTGGTTCTTCTGGTTCTGAACATATAAACCGCAATATGATTCCAAATGGAGCCATGGTGATGAAAGTAGATTTAACAG AAGGATTTATAGAATCGGAGTTGGCCGTAAGGCGACCACAAAGAATTAATGGGAACTTAGACAAAA GCAGTCAAACAATTCTCCATATTAATGAATCGGAAAACATCATGGCTGTGAATGGATCCATCACAGATTGCAAAATCAACATTAACAACAGAAAAAGAGTTAATAATTACT TTTCAGTTGAAAATACACCATCATTAGGTACTGAACTCCAAAACAGATTTCCGATAGACAAAAGACCACCAGGGGATTCTAAAG GATTATCTCCAGGGTCTTCGTCTATTTCGAAATCGGAAAACGTTTTTTATGTTCAGAAAAATATCAACAGCAGCACAATCAGCATTGATAACACAGAAGAAGTCCACCACT atgcTCTTTCCAAAGATGGACAACCTTTCGAAGTTTCACTGACACTTGATCAACTATCAG TGGGCAACCTCTCCATTGTAGAGAACCAGAAGTCTTAG
- the LOC121378573 gene encoding uncharacterized protein LOC121378573 isoform X2, with amino-acid sequence MKHVLITIGSSGSEHINRNMIPNGAMVMKVDLTGFIESELAVRRPQRINGNLDKSSQTILHINESENIMAVNGSITDCKININNRKRVNNYFSVENTPSLGTELQNRFPIDKRPPGDSKGLSPGSSSISKSENVFYVQKNINSSTISIDNTEEVHHYALSKDGQPFEVSLTLDQLSVGNLSIVENQKS; translated from the exons atgaaacatgtattaataact ATTGGTTCTTCTGGTTCTGAACATATAAACCGCAATATGATTCCAAATGGAGCCATGGTGATGAAAGTAGATTTAACAG GATTTATAGAATCGGAGTTGGCCGTAAGGCGACCACAAAGAATTAATGGGAACTTAGACAAAA GCAGTCAAACAATTCTCCATATTAATGAATCGGAAAACATCATGGCTGTGAATGGATCCATCACAGATTGCAAAATCAACATTAACAACAGAAAAAGAGTTAATAATTACT TTTCAGTTGAAAATACACCATCATTAGGTACTGAACTCCAAAACAGATTTCCGATAGACAAAAGACCACCAGGGGATTCTAAAG GATTATCTCCAGGGTCTTCGTCTATTTCGAAATCGGAAAACGTTTTTTATGTTCAGAAAAATATCAACAGCAGCACAATCAGCATTGATAACACAGAAGAAGTCCACCACT atgcTCTTTCCAAAGATGGACAACCTTTCGAAGTTTCACTGACACTTGATCAACTATCAG TGGGCAACCTCTCCATTGTAGAGAACCAGAAGTCTTAG